The following are encoded together in the Pedobacter sp. D749 genome:
- a CDS encoding alkaline phosphatase family protein has translation MIKKILFLFLILVSVNGWAQKIKTKKVVYVIADGIPADVFERLELPNFKRIIQAGSYSRMHVGGDKGTYNETPTISAVGYNSLLTGTWVNKHNVPDNAIKAPNYNYQHIFRLFKSQYPKKTTGIFSSWTDNRTKLLGDGLSETGNFKPDYVADGFELDTLHFKHDKKADYMHLIDEEVVKQAAETIQNKAPDLSWVYLEYTDDMGHQFGDSPQFYKAVGMLDKQMGKIFDAINYRQAKFNEDWLMVITTDHGRDEQTGRAHGGQSERQRSTWMVSNYKNLNNYAHYFDLGIVDIMPSIARHLNLKFPRNVEQEVDGTPFIGPVSITALKANYVQNHLDISWKALEKKGKVKIWLATTNAFKTGGKDDYHLLGEVDVNQQHYLADLKNYPSSFYKLVVEAPDNMLNKWISVK, from the coding sequence ATGATTAAAAAAATTCTTTTCCTCTTCCTGATTTTGGTTTCAGTAAATGGCTGGGCGCAGAAAATAAAAACTAAAAAAGTGGTGTATGTTATCGCCGACGGCATTCCGGCTGATGTGTTTGAACGCTTAGAACTGCCAAATTTTAAACGGATTATTCAAGCCGGATCGTATTCCCGCATGCATGTGGGTGGCGATAAGGGTACCTACAATGAAACACCGACTATATCTGCAGTTGGCTATAATAGTTTGTTAACTGGCACCTGGGTTAATAAACACAATGTGCCTGATAATGCAATCAAAGCACCTAATTACAATTACCAGCATATTTTTAGGCTTTTTAAGAGTCAATATCCAAAAAAGACGACCGGCATATTCTCGAGCTGGACAGATAACAGAACAAAACTATTGGGCGATGGACTAAGTGAAACGGGTAATTTTAAACCGGATTATGTTGCAGATGGCTTTGAGCTGGATACGCTGCACTTTAAGCATGATAAAAAGGCCGATTATATGCATCTGATTGATGAGGAAGTGGTTAAGCAGGCCGCCGAAACGATCCAGAATAAAGCGCCCGATCTTTCCTGGGTCTACCTGGAATACACGGATGATATGGGGCACCAGTTCGGAGACAGCCCTCAGTTTTATAAGGCTGTCGGCATGCTCGACAAACAAATGGGTAAAATCTTCGATGCGATCAACTACCGTCAGGCTAAATTTAATGAAGACTGGTTAATGGTGATCACGACCGACCACGGAAGAGATGAGCAAACCGGTCGCGCACACGGCGGACAATCTGAGCGTCAACGTTCTACCTGGATGGTAAGCAATTATAAAAACCTGAATAATTATGCCCACTATTTTGATCTTGGCATTGTCGATATCATGCCCTCAATTGCACGTCACCTGAATTTAAAATTTCCCCGGAACGTAGAACAGGAGGTAGATGGAACACCGTTTATTGGCCCTGTATCCATCACGGCTTTAAAAGCAAATTATGTTCAAAACCATTTAGACATTAGCTGGAAAGCACTGGAAAAGAAGGGAAAAGTAAAAATTTGGCTGGCAACCACCAACGCTTTTAAAACAGGAGGAAAAGATGACTATCATTTATTGGGCGAGGTTGACGTTAATCAGCAACATTATTTGGCAGACCTTAAAAACTACCCATCCTCTTTCTATAAACTCGTAGTTGAAGCACCAGATAACATGCTCAACAAATGGATAAGCGTTAAGTAA
- a CDS encoding phosphatase PAP2 family protein translates to MQQEVLLKNSFYNLRNIYLTVAVSVGYLLLSVLLVGFKTDQLVLIFIFNSLFYISVGTRRFILGFSIFIVYWILFDYMKAFPNYLFNTVHIEDLYELERKMFGINYHGLILTPNEYWKINSTAFLDVLTGVFYLMWVPVPLAFATYLFFKNKEQFVRFSLTFVWVNLLGFVVYYAFPAAPPWYVQEHGFEFIAKTAGNTAGLARFDHYFNITLFHGIYSKGSNVFAAMPSLHSSYPVIVVYYGLKNRLGKINIFFFTVMLGIWFSAVYTSHHYTLDVLAGLSCAILGIISFNYLIRNTGLKSLGKKLINAISH, encoded by the coding sequence ATGCAGCAAGAAGTATTGCTTAAAAACAGTTTTTATAATCTTCGGAATATTTATCTGACAGTTGCTGTATCTGTTGGATATCTGTTGTTATCAGTACTACTGGTCGGCTTTAAAACCGATCAGCTGGTGCTGATTTTTATTTTTAACAGCCTGTTTTATATTTCTGTAGGAACAAGGCGATTTATTCTCGGTTTTTCGATCTTCATTGTTTATTGGATCCTTTTCGATTACATGAAAGCCTTTCCGAATTACCTGTTCAATACCGTCCATATTGAAGATTTATATGAGCTGGAAAGAAAAATGTTTGGCATTAACTACCATGGCTTAATACTTACGCCGAACGAGTACTGGAAGATAAACAGTACTGCATTTTTAGATGTATTAACAGGGGTTTTCTATTTGATGTGGGTGCCTGTCCCGCTGGCATTCGCTACTTACCTGTTCTTTAAAAACAAAGAACAGTTTGTTCGGTTTTCGCTCACTTTTGTTTGGGTAAACCTGTTGGGTTTTGTGGTATATTATGCTTTCCCGGCAGCACCGCCCTGGTATGTGCAGGAACATGGCTTTGAGTTTATAGCTAAAACGGCTGGCAATACTGCCGGATTAGCGCGTTTCGATCATTATTTTAACATTACCCTTTTTCACGGGATATACAGCAAAGGTTCTAATGTATTTGCGGCAATGCCATCGCTACACTCATCTTATCCCGTTATTGTTGTTTATTATGGCTTAAAGAACCGTTTGGGGAAAATTAATATTTTCTTTTTTACGGTAATGCTTGGCATCTGGTTTTCGGCAGTTTATACCAGTCATCATTATACGCTTGATGTATTAGCCGGATTAAGCTGCGCTATATTGGGTATTATTTCTTTCAATTATTTAATACGAAATACAGGTTTAAAGAGCCTTGGGAAAAAACTGATCAATGCCATTAGTCATTAG
- a CDS encoding DUF4833 domain-containing protein, whose amino-acid sequence MEKKLRDSLQQGIYKVINPFVRGLIKIGLTPNAVTTIGLILNIGVAIIFVLGAEKSNRGDMSYIGWGGALVLFAGLFDMLDGQVARLGNMSSKFGALYDSVLDRYSEMIMFLGICYYLVAHHYFLSSLFAFIALIGSMMVSYTRARAEGLGVECKGGLMQRPERVVTIGVFAIVCGIAGHFIGGNYKLYVPGISFHVFETMSIFTMPITIMALLTNITAVKRLQEAKKGLEAQEFNERKGNNRAALIAGLVLMTSLGGLLSFHANAQGSDPSPITFPTPKDISNQLFYLQRDPNTNTIICQLNIDKHGVVNKDQPVNVFWIRYGDNGEKKELSYIQRKFAYGIMSKNLGNGQFELRFTSHKKLPMYLNKSGADKKYHVFATINNKKMQLERIFLRIEGGTFWFPNVKYVEIKGFDASEPSKVLVERIKV is encoded by the coding sequence ATGGAAAAGAAATTAAGGGACAGCCTGCAACAGGGCATTTATAAAGTGATCAATCCTTTTGTTCGGGGCTTGATTAAAATTGGCTTAACCCCAAATGCCGTCACCACTATCGGTTTGATCCTGAATATCGGTGTGGCAATCATTTTTGTGCTGGGTGCCGAAAAATCAAACCGCGGTGATATGTCATACATCGGTTGGGGAGGAGCACTGGTGCTTTTTGCGGGTTTATTCGATATGCTCGATGGGCAGGTAGCCCGTTTAGGGAACATGAGTTCGAAATTTGGTGCTTTGTACGATTCGGTGCTCGATCGCTATAGCGAAATGATTATGTTTTTAGGGATTTGTTATTACCTGGTGGCACATCATTATTTTTTAAGTTCGCTATTTGCTTTTATTGCGCTCATCGGTTCAATGATGGTGAGTTATACCCGCGCAAGGGCCGAGGGATTAGGTGTGGAGTGTAAAGGTGGTTTAATGCAAAGGCCGGAACGTGTAGTCACCATCGGTGTTTTTGCCATTGTCTGTGGTATCGCCGGGCACTTTATTGGTGGCAATTATAAACTTTATGTGCCGGGCATATCCTTCCATGTTTTTGAAACGATGTCGATTTTTACCATGCCAATTACCATAATGGCTTTATTGACCAATATCACCGCTGTAAAACGGCTGCAGGAAGCCAAAAAAGGTCTCGAGGCGCAAGAGTTTAACGAAAGAAAAGGAAATAACAGGGCAGCATTAATTGCGGGACTGGTTTTGATGACGAGTTTAGGTGGTCTGCTTTCTTTTCATGCAAATGCACAGGGAAGTGATCCTTCGCCGATTACTTTTCCAACTCCAAAAGACATCAGTAACCAGCTTTTTTATCTACAGCGCGATCCGAATACCAATACCATTATTTGCCAGTTAAATATAGACAAACATGGAGTAGTGAATAAAGATCAACCTGTAAATGTATTCTGGATACGTTATGGGGATAATGGCGAGAAGAAAGAACTGAGTTATATCCAACGGAAATTTGCCTATGGAATTATGAGCAAAAATCTGGGTAACGGACAGTTTGAACTGCGGTTTACCTCACATAAAAAACTGCCTATGTACCTGAATAAATCTGGTGCAGACAAAAAATACCATGTTTTTGCGACAATTAACAATAAAAAAATGCAGTTAGAAAGGATATTCCTTCGGATTGAAGGCGGTACATTCTGGTTTCCGAATGTAAAATATGTAGAGATAAAAGGTTTTGATGCTTCAGAGCCTTCAAAGGTGTTAGTTGAAAGAATTAAGGTGTAG
- a CDS encoding sterol desaturase family protein, whose protein sequence is MKKNFVSNSKSSIRMFRNDFLESLSKVQFYVPLVVYVPVIGFLFWKALAEIQMPALTFAGWFLLGLAIWTITEYILHRYVFHFEPDVEWGKKIHFIFHGVHHDYPNDAKRLVMPPSASIPMALGFYFLFDWLLPDTTVYPFFSGFMIGYLFYDMVHYALHHANFKSGFWKQLKQHHMLHHYSDSTKGYGVSWTFWDHIFRSNFDKK, encoded by the coding sequence ATGAAAAAGAATTTTGTTTCAAATTCGAAATCATCCATCAGGATGTTTAGAAACGACTTTTTAGAAAGCCTTTCAAAAGTACAATTTTACGTGCCTTTGGTGGTATATGTACCCGTTATCGGTTTTCTTTTTTGGAAAGCATTGGCAGAAATACAGATGCCGGCTTTAACCTTTGCTGGCTGGTTTTTGTTGGGCTTAGCCATCTGGACCATCACAGAATACATCCTGCACCGCTATGTTTTTCATTTCGAACCAGATGTAGAATGGGGCAAAAAAATCCATTTTATTTTTCATGGAGTACATCACGATTACCCCAATGATGCCAAAAGATTGGTCATGCCGCCTTCAGCCAGTATCCCGATGGCATTGGGTTTTTACTTTCTTTTCGATTGGTTATTACCAGATACAACAGTTTATCCGTTTTTCTCAGGTTTTATGATCGGTTATCTCTTTTACGATATGGTGCATTACGCACTTCATCATGCCAATTTTAAAAGTGGTTTCTGGAAACAGCTAAAGCAACACCACATGCTTCACCACTATTCCGATTCGACCAAAGGTTATGGGGTAAGCTGGACTTTTTGGGACCATATTTTTCGGTCTAATTTTGATAAAAAATAA